One Budorcas taxicolor isolate Tak-1 chromosome 6, Takin1.1, whole genome shotgun sequence DNA segment encodes these proteins:
- the NPY5R gene encoding neuropeptide Y receptor type 5, whose amino-acid sequence MSFYSKQEYNMDSELKDYYNKTFAGENNTAALQNSDFPVWDDYKSSVDDLQYFLIGLYTLVSLLGFMGNLLILMALMRKRNQKTTVNFLIGNLAFSDILVVLFCSPFTLTSVLLDQWMFGRVMCHIMPFLQCVTVLVSTLILISIAIVRYHMIKHPVSNHLTANHGYFLIATVWTLGFAMCSPLPVFHSLVELQETFGSALLSNRYLCVESWPSDAYRIAFTICLLLVQYILPLVCLTVSHTSVCRSISCGLSTKENHLEEKEMINLTLHPSQKSGPQVKLPSSQKWSYSFIRKHRRRYSKKTACVLPAPARPPLENRPGRLLEHAGSRKSPLPSSSKFVPGVPTCFEVKPEENSDVHEMRVNQSIMRIKKRSRSVFYRLTILILVFAVSWMPLHLFHVVTDFNDNLISNRHFKLVYCICHLLGMMSCCLNPILYGFLNNGIKADLRSLIHCLHMS is encoded by the coding sequence ATGTCTTTCTATTCCAAGCAGGAGTATAATATGGATTCCGAGCTCAAGGATTATTATAACAAAACATTTGCTGGTGAGAACAATACTGCTGCTCTTCAGAACTCTGATTTCCCAGTCTGGGATGACTATAAAAGCAGTGTTGATGACTTGCAATATTTTTTGATTGGACTCTATACACTTGTAAGTCTTCTTGGTTTTATGGGGAATCTACTTATTTTGATGGCTCTCATGAGGAAGCGAAATCAGAAGACTACAGTCAACTTCCTCATAGGGAACCTGGCCTTCTCTGATATCTTGGTTGTGCTGTTTTGCTCACCTTTCACACTGACCTCGGTCTTGCTGGATCAGTGGATGTTTGGCAGGGTCATGTGTCACATTATGCCTTTCCTTCAATGTGTGACGGTTCTGGTTTCCACTTTAATTTTAATATCCATCGCCATTGTCAGGTATCATATGATAAAACATCCTGTATCTAATCATTTAACGGCTAACCATGGCTATTTCCTGATTGCCACTGTCTGGACACTGGGTTTTGCCATGTGTTCTCCTCTCCCAGTGTTTCACAGCCTCGTGGAACTTCAGGAGACCTTTGGCTCGGCATTGCTGAGCAATAGGTATCTATGTGTCGAGTCATGGCCATCTGATGCATATCGAATTGCTTTCACTATCTGTTTATTGCTTGTTCAGTATATTCTGCCCTTAGTTTGTCTAACTGTAAGTCATACTAGTGTCTGCAGGAGTATAAGCTGTGGATTGTCCACCAAAGAAAACCACCTGGAAGAAAAGGAGATGATCAACTTAACTCTCCATCCTTCCCAAAAGAGTGGGCCCCAAGTGAAGCTCCCCAGCAGCCAGAAGTGGAGCTACTCATTCATCAGGAAGCACAGAAGGCGGTACAGCAAGAAGACGGCCTGTGTGCTGCCCGCCCCAGCCAGGCCACCTCTGGAGAACCGCCCCGGAAGGCTTCTGGAGCACGCGGGCTCCAGGAAGAGTCCGCTCCCTTCATCCAGTAAGTTCGTACCAGGGGTGCCCACCTGCTTTGAGGTGAAACCGGAAGAAAACTCAGATGTTCATGAAATGAGAGTAAACCAGTCTATCATGAGAATTAAAAAGAGATCTCGAAGTGTTTTCTACAGACTGACTATCTTGATACTAGTGTTTGCGGTGAGCTGGATGCCTCTACACCTTTTCCACGTGGTGACCGATTTTAATGATAACCTGATCTCAAACAGACATTTCAAGTTGGTGTATTGCATATGTCACTTGCTAGGCATGATGTCCTGTTGTCTTAATCCAATTCTGTATGGATTTCTTAATAATGGAATCAAAGCTGACTTAAGGTCTCTTATACACTGTCTGCATATGTCATAA